A single window of Penaeus chinensis breed Huanghai No. 1 chromosome 9, ASM1920278v2, whole genome shotgun sequence DNA harbors:
- the LOC125029159 gene encoding nonsense-mediated mRNA decay factor SMG9-like gives MADVGDKATRNKKKIRKVYQKPDREFETFLPDSMRAPAIQVLGKPPHEYKGGSGTYSNHYEHPHPHNWEKRGGGRYHDDWDKRGSYGSGMLKISEGGRNTIFTRDAGRPPGRGQETDRGDPDGSVTTPTPVILSRARSNSENRSTSPNPSVTAVRKDSVPSVVTGGSSSSQQYQIASKPLMEASLTPERMMKGPARLLDETLNLCDDLASYLLDQSNFMVVALMGTQGVGKSALASLFVDPETDINKMRSCTFRPESLEQLMSGCHGTNGIDIYITSHRLFILDCQPLLSPSIMDRIVTQEKKFTSDYNSTENLMEVESLQLLTLVMSIAHVVVLVQDSGTDPNLIRLLQTCEMMKPSSSSTPSSSSSSPSAPSGGDETQQYFPHVVFVHNRAPSHHFSPSTLKKLQGVYQEAFMGSCLENESRIGACNGLTYAPLAQTSCGSLVNLFLLPDMRSQPQSHVRFSEALREMRRQVLSLRRLPLTHLTLTEKSWYQYVCRTWESVRKWSLFVEYSRLLP, from the exons ATGGCCGATGTGGGCGACAAGGCAaccagaaataagaagaagattcGCAAAGTGTATCAGAAG CCTGACAGGGAATTTGAGACCTTCTTGCCTGACAGCATGCGAGCTCCAGCAATCCAGGTGTTAGGGAAGCCTCCCCACGAGTACAAGGGTGGCTCAGGCACCTATTCCAACCACTATGAGCACCCTCATCCCCACAACTGGGAGAAGCGAGGTGGAGGCCGCTACCACGATGACTGGGACAAGAGGGGCAGCTATGGGAGCGGGATGCTCAAGATCAGCGAGGGCGGCCGCAACACTATCTTCACCCGGGATGCGGGTCGCCCACCCGGACGTGgccaggagacagacagaggagacccCGATGGCTCCGTCACCACGCCCACCCCCGTTATCTTATCCAGGGCGCGCAGCAACAGCGAGAACCGGTCAACCTCACCCAACCCATCAGTTACTGCTGTGAG gaaGGATTCAGTCCCCAGTGTTGTGACAGGAGGAAGTTCCAGCAGCCAGCAGTACCAGATTGCTTCAAAGCCTCTCATGGAAG CCTCCTTGACCCCAGAGAGGATGATGAAGGGTCCTGCACGGCTGCTGGATGAGACCCTTAATCTGTGTGATGACCTTGCTTCGTACTTGCTGGACCAGAGCAACTTCATGGTGGTGGCTCTGATGGGGACACAAGGAGTTGGCAAGTCTGCTCTGGCCTCTCTCTTTGTGGATCCCGAGACAGATATAAATAAGATGAG GTCATGCACTTTCCGGCCAGAGAGCTTGGAGCAGCTGATGTCAGGATGTCACGGCACCAACGGCATTGACATCTACATCACCAGCCACCGCCTCTTCATTCTGGACTGCCAGCCACTCCTCTCACCCTCCATTATGGACCGCATTGTCACCCAGGAGAAGAAGTTCACTTCAGATTACAA TTCAACAGAGAACCTGATGGAAGTGGAGTCACTGCAGCTGCTGACACTGGTGATGAGCATTGCCCATGTGGTCGTCCTCGTTCAGGATTCTGGCACAGATCCCAATCTGATTCGCCTCCTGCAGACATGCGAGATGATGAAACCTTCGTCTTCCtccacaccttcctcctcctcctcttcaccctcagcCCCGTCAGGAGGGGATGAGACACAGCAGTACTTTCCACATGTGGTGTTCGTGCACAACCGGGCTCCCTCCCATcacttttctccctccaccttgaAGAAGTTGCAG GGTGTGTACCAGGAAGCCTTTATGGGCTCGTGCCTGGAGAATGAGAGTCGAATAGGGGCTTGCAATGGCCTCACATATGCTCCACTGGCCCAGACATCCTGTGGAAGTCTGGTTAACCTCTTCTTGTTGCCAGACATGCGCTCTCAGCCCCAGA GTCATGTGAGGTTCTCTGAAGCTCTGCGTGAGATGCGACGGCAGGTGTTGAGTTTGCGTCGTCTGCCCCTTACCCACCTCACACTTACAGAGAAATCCTG GTACCAGTATGTGTGCCGCACATGGGAGAGTGTGCGGAAGTGGAGCCTCTTCGTGGAGTACAGCCGCCTGCTGCCTTGA